The following proteins are encoded in a genomic region of Hymenobacter siberiensis:
- a CDS encoding response regulator — MSAEPASKTILIAEDSSVILNLTRKILELQKYKIVLAKNGGEVLKQLESNQVDCVLMDINIPVKDGMQCTREIRAHADPKINKLPIIAITGNANNYSMDQFREAGVTDYLPKPLDFDALVRVVKQYVG; from the coding sequence ATGTCCGCCGAACCCGCATCCAAAACCATTCTAATTGCTGAGGACAGCTCGGTAATTCTCAATCTCACCCGCAAAATTCTGGAATTGCAGAAGTATAAAATCGTGCTGGCTAAAAACGGCGGCGAAGTACTGAAGCAGCTGGAAAGCAACCAGGTGGATTGTGTGCTGATGGACATCAACATTCCGGTGAAGGACGGCATGCAGTGCACCCGCGAAATTCGCGCCCACGCCGACCCCAAAATTAACAAGCTGCCCATCATCGCCATCACCGGCAACGCCAACAACTACTCGATGGACCAGTTCCGCGAGGCCGGCGTGACCGACTACCTGCCCAAGCCGCTCGATTTCGACGCCCTGGTGCGCGTGGTGAAGCAGTACGTGGGCTAA
- a CDS encoding MBL fold metallo-hydrolase, with product MTVTFLGTGTSSGVPMIGCTCEVCRSLDHRDQRLRVSVHLEVDGRSFVVDSGPDFRQQMLRARIMHLDALLFTHEHKDHTAGLDDIRAFNFRQKTDMPVFAEPRVLQQLRQEFAYIFAEHKYPGVPRVVLHPIERDDVPFDVLGVPVLPLRAMHHRLPVLGFRIGGFCYLTDANHLGPETRAQLRDADVIVLNALRREEHISHFTLAQAVAVLEEAAPKRAYLTHISHQLGLHREVEAELPPWIRLAYDGLKVAV from the coding sequence ATGACCGTAACATTCTTAGGTACGGGTACGTCCTCCGGCGTGCCAATGATTGGCTGCACCTGCGAAGTGTGCCGCTCGCTCGACCACCGCGACCAGCGCCTGCGCGTGTCCGTGCACTTGGAAGTGGACGGCCGCAGCTTCGTGGTCGATTCCGGCCCCGATTTCCGCCAGCAGATGCTGCGCGCCCGCATCATGCACCTCGACGCCCTGCTCTTCACCCACGAGCATAAAGACCACACCGCCGGCCTCGACGACATCCGGGCCTTCAACTTCCGGCAGAAAACCGATATGCCGGTTTTTGCCGAGCCCCGCGTGCTCCAGCAGCTCCGGCAGGAGTTTGCCTACATTTTTGCCGAGCACAAGTACCCCGGCGTGCCCCGCGTGGTGCTGCACCCCATCGAGCGCGACGACGTGCCGTTCGACGTGCTGGGTGTGCCCGTACTGCCGCTGCGGGCCATGCACCACCGTCTGCCGGTGCTGGGCTTCCGCATCGGCGGCTTCTGCTACCTGACGGATGCCAACCACCTCGGCCCCGAAACCCGTGCCCAGCTCCGCGATGCCGACGTCATCGTTCTCAACGCCCTGCGCCGCGAGGAGCACATCTCGCACTTCACCCTGGCCCAGGCCGTGGCCGTGCTCGAAGAGGCCGCGCCCAAACGCGCCTACCTCACCCACATTAGCCACCAGCTGGGCCTACACCGCGAGGTAGAAGCC